Proteins from one Sabethes cyaneus chromosome 2, idSabCyanKW18_F2, whole genome shotgun sequence genomic window:
- the LOC128735969 gene encoding uncharacterized protein LOC128735969 — MDASEVTSYSESPPMVDHHESHKSKRKQKEHESFLATHSGQYSAKQPPAPSREKRPCRICDRTDHRIRNCEIFRNLTLKDRLEAVHKWKLCRMCLNEPGSARCKLNFRCNVGSCGERHHPLLHSAVTESGSICNFHGVQRKLSVIFRMMPVTLYWGDHSVDTLALLDEGSSYTLVEKSLATVLRARGVNQPLRMRWTAGVSRLEKDSERVELYISAKGSLQRFHIKAAHTVEDLKLPQSSLALTEIAKQYSHLRDLPVLNFQQTAPQILIGLQDIHLCAPLESRVGKPDEPIAVKSKLGWSIFGPTTDGEDIGLVGHHTCSVSKSHYTLEESGISIALLPESDEDKRAKTILTETTVRLQDRFETGLLWKDDNPCFPDSYPMAVKRLKCLERRLAKNDGLYDRVRCLVSEYVTKGYAHKASQSELAESISSKVWHLPLGVVIHPKKPNKVRLIWDAAAAVGGVSLNSKLLKGPDMLTVLPAVICKFRERKVGIGSDIKEMYHQIRIRSQDSQFQRFLFRDNPSSDPEVYVMDVATFGATSSPCSAQFVKNLNAKEFAGQFPQAAKAILENHYVDDYFDSTDTVEEAVRRAREVQFVHSKAGFELRNWVSNSSTFLREMGEIKEDQCVRFNQDKGTGHERVLGIVWHPERDEFTFSARPREDHLPYLSGKLRPTKRMVMSCIMSLFDPLGLLAPFTIYGKMIVQDLWRSGCDWDESVGEDCIEQWYQWISWLPKIESVKIPRFHFKGSLPADYQSLQLHIFVDASQKAYGAVAYFRIITDSGPLCSLVMARSKVAPLKQLSIPRLELQAAVLGSRLLNSIIDSHSVELNQRFIWTDSRTVLSWIQSDQRRYKQFVAFRIGEILSLTRLNEWHWISTKDNIADDLTKWDRGHNLDSDGAWFRGPRFLYLPDDLWPKQTRISPNVPEESCARLLHHDILLTEPVIDPLRLKRQQKAIKALPTTNALKKFVKRKLAAEVIPLQCEEYQKAEAYLWKMAQSDAYADEVKTLQKNPI; from the exons ATGG ATGCCAGCGAAGTGACTTCGTACAGTGAATCGCCGCCAATGGTGGACCATCATGAAAGCCATAAAAGCAAACGAAAGCAAAAGGAGCATGAGAGCTTCCTGGCTACGCACAGCGGACAGTACAGCGCTAAGCAGCCCCCGGCTCCGTCAAGAGAAAAAAGACCATGCAGAATATGCGATCGCACTGATCATCGCATAAGAAATTGCGAAATCTTTCGAAACCTTACATTAAAAGATCGTTTAGAAGCCGTCCATAAATGGAAACTATGTCGAATGTGTTTAAATGAACCTGGATCTGCCAGGTGCAAGCTGAACTTTCGTTGCAACGTGGGGTCGTGCGGAGAACGTCACCACCCTCTACTTCACTCTGCAGTAACAGAATCGGGATCGATCTGTAATTTTCATGGAGTTCAACGCAAGCTTTCGGTAATTTTTCGGATGATGCCGGTCACACTATACTGGGGCGACCACTCAGTGGATACACTTGCGTTACTGGACGAGGGCTCATCTTACACTTTAGTGGAAAAGTCACTAGCCACCGTTCTCAGAGCCAGAGGCGTAAATCAACCACTTCGAATGCGATGGACGGCAGGCGTTTCGCGGTTAGAGAAAGACTCTGAACGTGTGGAGCTATATATATCGGCAAAAGGCTCGTTGCAGCGTTTTCATATAAAAGCTGCGCATACAGTGGAAGACTTAAAGCTTCCTCAATCCTCGTTGGCCTTGACGGAAATCGCTAAACAGTATTCTCATCTTCGAGATCTTCCAGTGCTGAACTTTCAACAGACTGCTCCACAAATCCTGATTGGTTTGCAAGATATTCATCTGTGTGCGCCACTGGAGTCGCGAGTCGGAAAACCCGATGAGCCGATTGCCGTAAAGTCGAAATTGGGTTGGAGCATTTTTGGGCCTACAACGGACGGTGAAGATATAGGGCTTGTTGGCCATCATACATGCAGTGTTTCGAAAAGCCACTACACTTTGGAGGAGTCTGGCATTTCAATTGCGCTGCTTCCAGAGAGCGATGAGGATAAACGAGCAAAAACGATTCTAACGGAAACGACTGTGCGCCTACAAGATCGTTTCGAAACAGGGTTGTTATGGAAGGACGACAATCCCTGCTTTCCCGACAGTTACCCCATGGCGGTAAAACGGCTCAAGTGCCTTGAAAGacgtttagcgaaaaacgatgGGCTGTACGATCGCGTGCGGTGTCTGGTTTCTGAATACGTGACAAAAGGGTATGCACATAAAGCGTCACAATCGGAGCTAGCAGAAAGCATTTCCAGCAAAGTGTGGCATTTACCACTAGGCGTGGTGATTCATCCGAAGAAGCCGAATAAAGTGCGGCTAATTTGGGACGCGGCAGCTGCAGTAGGAGGTGTCTCCCTCAACTCAAAGCTCCTTAAGGGGCCAGATATGTTGACTGTGCTCCCAGCAGTAATCTGTAAGTTTAGAGAAAGAAAAGTGGGAATAGGCTCGGACATTAAAGAAATGTACCATCAGATCAGAATCAGAAGCCAAGATTCTCAGTTCCAGAGATTTCTGTTTCGCGATAATCCTTCCTCAGACCCGGAGGTCTACGTCATGGATGTTGCCACGTTCGGGGCCACCAGTTCACCTTGTTCAGCACAGTTTGTAAAAAACCTGAATGCGAAGGAGTTTGCTGGTCAATTCCCACAAGCAGCGAAGGCAATATTAGAGAACCACTACGTCGATGATTATTTCGACAGTACTGACACAGTCGAGGAAGCCGTGAGACGGGCGAGAGAAGTGCAGTTCGTTCATTCTAAGGCCGGCTTCGAGCTCAGAAACTGGGTTTCTAACTCATCCACCTTCCTGCGAGAAATGGGTGAGATAAAAGAGGATCAGTGCGTGCGTTTCAACCAGGATAAAGGCACGGGTCACGAAAGAGTACTGGGGATAGTATGGCACCCAGAAAGAGACGAATTCACCTTTTCAGCCAGGCCGCGGGAGGATCATTTGCCGTACCTATCGGGAAAGTTACGGCCTACAAAAAGAATGGTAATGAGCTGCATCATGAGTCTGTTTGACCCCCTTGGGCTGTTAGCTCCCTTTACTATCTACGGTAAAATGATTGTACAAGACTTATGGCGCAGTGGTTGTGATTGGGACGAGTCAGTCGGCGAAGATTGCATCGAACAGTGGTACCAGTGGATCAGCTGGCTTCCAAAAATCGAATCAGTGAAAATTCCTCGTTTTCATTTTAAAGGAAGCTTACCGGCAGATTATCAGTCTTTGCAATTACACATTTTCGTAGATGCTAGCCAAAAGGCATACGGTGCTGTCGCTTATTTCCGGATTATAACCGATTCGGGTCCGTTGTGCTCCCTTGTGATGGCGCGCTCTAAAGTGGCACCTCTGAAGCAGCTTTCTATTCCGCGTCTGGAGCTCCAGGCTGCTGTACTGGGATCTAGACTTTTGAACTCCATAATCGACAGCCACTCAGTAGAATTGAATCAGCGGTTTATTTGGACAGACTCAAGAACCGTGCTTTCCTGGATCCAATCGGATCAGCGGCGCTATAAGCAATTTGTTGCTTTCAGAATAGGGGAAATTCTCAGTCTCACGAGACTCAATGAATGGCATTGGATTTCTACAAAGGACAATATTGCCGACGATTTAACTAAATGGGACCGTGGACACAATCTAGACTCGGACGGTGCTTGGTTTCGAGGTCCACGTTTCCTGTATCTACCAGACGATTTATGGCCGAAGCAAACACGAATTTCACCAAATGTGCCGGAGGAGAGCTGTGCTCGCCTTTTGCACCACGATATTTTGCTCACGGAACCGGTGATCGATCCATTACG ACTCAAGCGGCAGCAAAAGGCCATCAAAGCATTACCAACCACTAATGCACTCAAGAAATTTGTGAAGAGAAAGCTAGCGGCAGAAGTTATCCCTCTACAATGCGAAGAATATCAAAAGGCGGAAGCGTATTTGTGGAAAATGGCGCAATCCGACGCGTATGCAGATGAAGTCAAAACTCTccagaaaaacccgatttaa